ACCGGTCCGCCGAGCACCACGAGCAGGTCGGGCGGGGCGGGCTGCGCCGCCTGCAGATCATCCTCGCCGGCGCTCAGCACGCGGACGGCGTAGCCCGCCGCCGCGAGTGCGGGCGCGAAGGCGCCGAGGTCCTCGAAGTGCACGTGGCGGATGACGAGGGCCTGCCTCATGGGATGGCGCACCTCCCATGCGCGGCGGCGGACGCCGCGACGTCCGAGGGTCCGGCCGGGGCTCCACCCGCCTCGGCGACGAGCAGCGCAATCTCGGCGCCGAGGGCGATGTCCTCGACATGGCCGAAGTTCTGTCGCCGCAGTCGTCCCTCGGCGTCGATCAGCAGAAGAGTCGGTGTGCCCTGCATCGCGTAGGCCGCCATGGTCACCGGCGTGCGGCCGCCCCGCGGATCGGTGGCGTCGATCCCGATCGGGAAGTCGAGCCGGTACTCGTGCGCGAAGGCGGCCAGCGTCTCCGGCGTGTTCGCGGCGTGGTGCTCGAAGACGGTGTGCAGGCCGACCACGGCGACGCGGGCCGGATGGAAGGCGCGGCGCACGCGGGCGAGCTGCGGCAGCGCATGCCCGACACAGCCCGGGCAGAGCATCTGGAAGCCGAGCGCGACCACCACGCGGCCGCGCAGGTCAGCAAGCGCCAGGGGCTCGCCCTTCGGCGTGTTCAGCCACGGCCCGGAGGTGGTCCAGAGCGGCGCGGCGCGGAGCCGCGGCTTCGTCTCGGTCATGGGAGAGTGCTCCTGCGGAAGGCGCGCCCGCCCGCGCGGGATGGGCGCGCGATGGGCTCAGCCCTTCAGGTCGGCCAGGGGCGCGCCGAAGTTCACGTAGAAGGGGCGCCCATCGATCACGAAGGCGGGGACCCACGTCACCCCGGCGCTCTCGGCCTCGACGCAGACGCCGCAGCCGGCGTGGTAGAGGATGGCGGACTTCTCCGTCATGATGCTTGTCCTTGGTTCTCTGTCAGGGTCAGGGGTCGTCCGGGCGCGCGGGGGTTGCAGCCCCCGCGCGTCCAGCTTTCCGGCGCGCCTCAGCGCGTCCCGGCGGGCGCCGCCCGTCCGGGCAGGCTGAGGTCGCCGGAGGCGACGTCGAACACCTCCGCCACGCAGAGCAGCGGGGCGTGCAGGTTCGCGTTCACGCGCAACCCGGCCGTCACGCCGTCGAAGCGCGTCTCCCGTAGGCCCGGCGCCCTCGTGAGCGGGACCCGCACCTCCACCTGGCCTCCCGAGAAGACGGGCGGCAGGTCGGGGCTGGAGATCAGCAGCGGCACGCCCGGCCAGTCCTCCGGCAGGCGCGGCTGCGTGCCCGCGGGGATGTCGCGCACCTTCAGCGCGCCGGGGCCGCAAGCCGGGTCCGGCGCCATCACCACCCAGTGGCTGTGCCAGACGTCGCGATTCTCCTTCCGCCCGGGGGCGCCGTCGTCGAAGTCGGGGTGGAAGGTCACGGCCAGCGCCAGGATGCCCTGGTCCGCCTCGAAGCCGACGGCGGAGGAGTTCAGGCTGGTCGGCCAGACATAGGCGTGCACATCGCTGCCCTCGAAGCGCCCGGTCGCCGCGGGCCGCGTCTCGCCCGCGCGTCCGGCCACCTGGATGCGGAACACCCCGGTGTTGCCCTCGATGGAGATGGCGGCGCGGACGACGTCGAAATCGGCCACGCGGGTGTTGCCGCGCTGGGCCTGGATCGCACCCGCGCTGCGATGTGCCGCGTGCGGGTCCGCGGCGGCGGCGGTCCCTGCCAGGCCGAGGGCGAGCGCCCCC
This genomic window from Pararoseomonas sp. SCSIO 73927 contains:
- a CDS encoding redoxin domain-containing protein, encoding MTETKPRLRAAPLWTTSGPWLNTPKGEPLALADLRGRVVVALGFQMLCPGCVGHALPQLARVRRAFHPARVAVVGLHTVFEHHAANTPETLAAFAHEYRLDFPIGIDATDPRGGRTPVTMAAYAMQGTPTLLLIDAEGRLRRQNFGHVEDIALGAEIALLVAEAGGAPAGPSDVAASAAAHGRCAIP